The Magnolia sinica isolate HGM2019 chromosome 11, MsV1, whole genome shotgun sequence DNA window atgaaaaataaacatcactgcatgccttaaaaatgtttcaacggtggaaatcaatacttccactgtttcatgtggtatggtccagttgaggtgTGGATATACTTCGATTTtagtctcaacgcctaaaatgatttttaaatacagatggacggcatggataaaacacatgcattcacggtgagcaattcagtacgcaatccgatttcctacaCCCTGACGtctctgctgtaactgggaaacggattggctactcccccgacaccagccccgtggctggttgtGGATGCTttgcggccccaccatgatgtatgtgtttcatccatttcgttcatccattttttaagatcatcgtagggcttgatcccaaaaattagaagtatataattctcaggtggaccacaccacatgaaaacaatagtgattggatatccaccattaaaatcctcctaagcccactgtactgtttatttgacatccaatctgttgattaggtcatacaggcccagatgaagggaaaaaacaaaaatcagattgatacaaaacttttatggcccccaaaatgtttttaatggtcgaagctcattcaacactgtttcctgtaatgtggtccaattgatattggtatatatcttatttttggtctcatactgtaaaatgatttgtaaaaattattgaacggcatggatgaaacacatacattatggtgggccccacagagcaccgatcactagccattggctagccaatccgtttccaactaACTGGTACCGAAATTGTTGCCATCGAATCAAGCCGGATAAAGTCTACTGCCTCACGCAACGTGTAGCAATGCATAACTGACTGAGAAAGAGAGTAACACCCGTCTCATGCCCTTTTATTAGATAAAGAGAGCGTCTCCCAGTAACTTGTGCACGGAGAAGGAAATGGCTGATAGAGTGGTTGATTGCCTGGAACTTGAGAAGGATATACTTGAATTGATATTGATGAGATTAAGGGTTATTGTTGATTTCATCAACTTTGGTGCTGTATGTAAGACATGGCGCTCTGTCTTTTTAGAAAATCGTCACCGTCTATCTCATCTCCGCCACATCCTTATAATTCCCAGTAACGAAAAGAAAGAATTTCAGGACTTCTTCAGACTCTCAAAGAAGCATTTCTTGACCCATCGACTCGAGGAAAATGGTAAATGGTGCGTTGGATCTTCAGAGGACTGCCTTATAATGATAGACTTCCTACTCAACATCTCCCTTGTGAATCCTTTTACCAAAACTGAGACGCCCCTTCCCCGCCTTACCTCCTTATCTGACATCTTTAGCATCCGTGAGACGGGCACTGGTACCATTGAGTACACACGCAACATGCGAGCCCCCATTCCTGGGACCTGCACCTTATTCCACTTTACGCCTAAGGCGTATGTGCAGAAGGCCGTCATGGCTGGACCCTACGTGTTTGCCATTCTCGGCTACAACTATGTGATAGGCTTTTGCAGGCGAGACAGTTACACGTGGACCCACGTGGGGGATGTTTTATTCCCGCTTGGTTTCGACGACCTTGTCTGCTATAACGGCAACTTCTATGCCGTTGATAAATATGGGCATGTTGTGGTTGTTGACGTGAGTGGGCCTCACCCCACCATAACGAAGGTCGCTACAGCTATTGGTGGAGGCATTGAGTCGTGTAAGAAGTATCTAGTAGAATCTTATGGAGAATTGCTAATGGTTGGGAGGAGAATCGATAAAATGAAGTACCCTCGGTGGACTTACGGCTTTTTGATTTTAAGGGTGGATCTGAATAAACACGTGTGTTTCCCTTTAGAAGCTTTGGGAGATCGTATGCTGTTTTTGGGGGAGAATCAGTCAATGTCTCTCTTTACTCGGGACTTCCCCGGATGTGAAAGGAACTGCATTTATTTTATCGATGAACATGAAACGGTTAAGCCATATTATATCCTTGACGGCTACCTTCGTGTATACAATCTAGAGTTTGGGAGCATAAAGCCACTCTACAAGAGGGATTGGAACTGGAACTGGCTGTCGCAATGGCCCATCTGTTTCACACCCAAACCTTGgtaaaagaggaaaagaaaattgCGAAACATGAAGATTTGTTTGGATGACTATAAAATCCTTTGCTTGTTAAAGGTTTAAGTTAATTTATATATgtatctttcttttttctatccTGTTTATGCAATGCTAGTATGACTTTCTTTCTCCAATTGATACAGATACCTTGTCgtcttcatttcttttctttcatgtGACTTTGATATAATTGCTTCATTTGAAGTTGGAGTAATCCAGTACCATTCATTTTAATTTAAACATGAGAGTATATTCCGGGGGATGTGTGTCACTCCAGCGATTGAATGGCCCATTTACCTTGAAAGTGTGAAACTTTATCTTTTTtataaagaaaacaaaagggaACTTTGAATTCAGTGGATTGACCATTAATCTGGGGTACAAAGGTCACTCATCGACCCTTTCTTACTAGGTAAGTAGCCAAATGATTCACAACTACCTACTTGATTtaacgattttttttttattatgacCTAAACATGCTCCTGAAGGCCTAGGAAGGCaaaacatgtggggtccaccaacaATCGTGGTGGGTCCCTCAAAGGACACTAAGGTAGGAATTATAATGCCCTAAAGCCGGGTCCATAAGGCAGCCTATTAGGATTCAAACATGCCCTACAAATGGGCTAGTAATGAAAGACTGTGGTGGATGTAGCATACATGAACCAAGGTGGGGactaccatgggccccacctatcatggGCCATCAAGTGAATGGATAGCTTAACTACGCAATACATGCACTAGGTTGGGGTCTATGGTAGGTCCCACCAAGGGTGTGGGTAGCAATTAAACCTTATAGTAGTTCCTAGTAAGGTTCCAATAGAGACAtccaatgaccattgtttctttaGTGCCGCCTATTGATCAGGCCCCACTCCCTTGCACAGGTTAATATGGCAAgacagatggatagtgtggattaaatagatacatcatggtaggtcccatagaaGTGCCACATAGCTGCCAGGCAGTTTACCAAGGCACTAGTTGCATGCAAATAATCATTGGAAAGGTAACAACCGTGGACATTAGTcccctgtggtccacttgagatctggattggCCTTAAAAAGATCCGACAGaatggatgggcagtgtgaaTCATACATATGCAACATAACATGGTAGGTCCCACGGGTAGGACCCGGCCGGCTTGGTGAAGGTGGACCACCGTAGCCCCTAAAAGCTTTGGATTGAGGGTGATATTTGTATTCTCTTCACCCAGATCGGCGTGACTttcacacatgtgggtgggtggAGAAACGCGTGACTTTCACATATGTGGGTGGGTGGAAAAAAGCACGACCCCTGTAAAGCTTCCATGGTGGTATAtctactgttttctttggtgtgaattacttgaatttggatcttctttatattTTGGGCGAAGGCATGGATGACGGGCCTCAcgatatgtatgtgttgtatccacaccgttcatacatttggagaaattattttagggtatgatccaaagaatgagacagatccaaggctggagtggactccgccacataaaacagtgggaacagtggggagagtgacgcccaccgttgaaaccttacaaaggtccaccatgatgtttatttgaaatctaacctattcatgtgttaacccacacataaccgcaaatatcaacttgagctttggatcctttTGTGACCTGAACTTTTTAATCGTGGGCATCACTCTACTTACTATTTTCTgtagtagggtccacttgagctttggatcatgccctaatatgatctctccaaatggatgaacgtgtggatacaaaacatacatcatggtgtgacgtcacttcagtagtgagtttcgctgctcaacctatcagtagctaatctgcgtacGTGGATGACACATGCATATAATGGTTGGTCCCTCGAATGCTCACTTGCTGGCTGCAGAAAGCGAACAGCCCCCGTGGCCCTCTATTCCTAGTGGTGTGGTTCACCAAAGatttttggatctccttcatatTTCGGACACAggcctaaaatgaactagaaaaactgatgggtggtgtggattaaacaactACATCATGTTGGATCCCATGAGTAGGGCCATGTGGGGCCCAGTTCACGGCCCAAGGAGGGCTTCCTGacgtgttttatatatatatacacacacacacggaaacgctcacctgcgaaccagttcagtgttagccacccccactagggatcgataccatgacctcgagatatctttcactcagtgtaccacttgagctatggattagggtgttGCTACATCAACCCTCGACGCCCCCATTACTCTAACTCACTGACCCTACCCTCGAAACCCCTGTTGTTACCACGCCACTGCCAAGACACCCCTATCCATGACCCGCCGGTCCTAATCAGCAACTTTGATTCTCGTAGTTCTCGACAAGATAACTTAATTTGGCTATGATACAGTATTAAACCATATAAActaatttgtaaaaaaaattaaCTCATATTTTTTTCGTTAAGAATTAGAAGAATATATAGAAGAAATTAAAGATCTCTAACTATAGTGATCCTTGTGAAACCAATAGCTTAGATTTCCAAACATATTCCTCAGGAATTCCTGACCAAATGAGTCACTTGGGTTAACATCACCCAACGCAGGGATGTATTAATGAATTGTAGATTGACTCGTTTGAGTCAACCCAAAGTTAACTTCAATctacacatgcttttaaggttCATGGTATTTGATGGATGTCCGAGCAAGTCCCAGTCATACATGACTTATCCAAGTCTTAAAAAATCATGCATTGGAgagaaaagggtggagaagcAATTGTAATTAGGGCAGATAATAAGGCTTAATATGCACATATTTTTAACTTGCACATTTGACACATGCTACtaatttttaaccattcatttaaaaacaaaaactgCTACAAGATAAGTCATCATCTCAGAATAACATTGTTTGAAAAATCCCTAACACGAAGGAATGGACAAATGTAGGGATACACACACCAGAAATAGGTTGGGCTTGACTTCCAGGCCTTGGGTTGGATAATCTAATTTTCCTGACCCCCcaggagaataatatattagggGGGCATATTAGCCACTCTCAAGATACGAACACAAGACcttcaaacatcacagtgggctggaAAATTTCAACAAGGGTGCCactatcaccattgttttctatggtgtggcccactcgagccaTGATTATGGTTGACTAAGGCCTTGTGGTTTCTACTGGTAGTTCCAGCCACTtacttgagatatatatatatatatatatatatatatatatatatatatatatatatatatatatatataaggttttttttgtttttttttatgtttttttgtaTTTTACATTAATTGGGCCCATATTGAAATGATCCACTCCGTTCAACTTTTCGGCCAGCTCATCAAATACTCAAAACGTCCCGATATTACACCTGACAAGAAAGAAACCTGAGCACCAACAGTATTTTCCACCTGAAAATTTTTATCCGCCCTACAATAatttggaaaaacagatagacggcgtggatgtacaatCTATACATTATTGAGGTGGACCCTATGGTCAGGGTCTCATCCACATTGCTAGTTACCAGAAACAGCCCCGTAGTGATCGTGCAGGACTATAAAAGCTCGATAGTCACATGATTTAGTGTTTTATCCCTTCCGTTTATCTATTTTGAGAGCCCAATTTAAGGCACGAtccaaagcagatccaaatctcaggtggaccacactataggaaacagtgatgattaaatgcccaccattaaaaacttctatgacgcagtataaatttattttatatctgattaggtcacctagtactggatgaagataaaacataaatatcatatcaacttaatcaaaaacttttaaaggcaccAGGAAAGTTTTTAATTTTAAGCATCTAATCATAACTGTTTAGTGTGGTGTGgttcacgtgagatttggatctgcctcatttttggtctgatacacaaaaatgagctcgcaaaatagatggacggcatggataaaacatataatggTGGCCGCATAAGCTTTTCGAGTGCGGACGTGGTAACCGAATAGTTGCTATCGAATCCAAGTGCGCAGAGAAGCTACACTTCCGACCTGTCTGTAACTGGTACCGAAACgagtcggattgcgtactgagttactcagtacgctctcatcgtactgagtaaactctgttgggcccaacgTGAATGTATAtgatctatccacgccgtccatccgttttaccatcttattttagtggttgaactgaaattttaatcatacccaaagatcaaatggaccataccataggaaacagttggaataatgatttccaccgttgaaacctttttagggcccaaaatgatgtttatttctcgtCAAACCAGTTCATacgatcatacagacatggatgaagggaaaaaaacaaatacaagcttgatccaacacttctgtggcccccaaggaattttcaacagtagatattcaatttacactgtttcctgtggtgtggtccacttgaggtttatatgtatttattttttatgctcaagccctaaaattatctggtaaaatggatggatggagtggataaaatacataagtcacggtggaccccacagaatttatgCAGTACGCTTAGGATACTGAGTTACTCTGTACGCTCTCCGCTTCTGTACCGAAATAATTGAACATGAGAAGGATGTACTTGAATTGATATTGGTGAGATTAAGGGTTATTATATATGTTTCACACCCAAACCTCGgtaaaagaggaaaagaaaattgCTAAACATGAACAGTTGTTTGGATGACTATAAAATCCTTTActtgttataggtttaagttaatttATATAtgtatctttctttcttctattcatCTATTGTGTTTATGCAATGCTTGTATGACTTTCTTTCTCCAATAGATACAGATACCTTGttatccttcttttcttttctttcatatgaCTTTGATATGATTGCTCCATGTGAAGTTGGACTAATCCAGTACCATTCATTTCAAACATGAGATTATATTTGCATGTGTATTCTGGGGGATGTTTGTCACTCCAGCAATTGAATGGCCCATTTACATTTATCTTTTTTATCAAGAAAACAAAAGGGAACTTTGAATTTTGTGGATTGACCATTAATCTGGGATACAAAGGTCACTCGTCGACAATTTCTCTCTTGGTAAGTAGCCAAATGATTCACAACCCTACCTACTTGAtggaatgattttttatttttttttttctggctaGAGAATGAATTTCATGGAAAATAAATCCTAACCACCACCAGATTTTAGATCTACTAGAACCCCAATGCTGATACCTCTTATATATTTGCATCGCCACACTTACTACACTAAGAAAGAAGCGCCCCCAATAGTAATATCCACTAGTTTGGGGCACCctaaaaaatttatataaaaaaaaccctaactcatctctctctctctctctctctctctctctctctctctctctctctctctctctctctctctgcccccAAATCCCTTCCCCCCTCCCCCTCTGCAATGACCATCAGGTTTTCTTCTTTGGAACTCTAAAAAACCCCAACTGTGATATTCACTATAAAATAGTTTAACTCGGTTATTAAGTTAATGAGATCTTAACACCCGAATCACTAACAAATGATTAAGTGTACGTCCACAATATTTTATGAGTGGAGAGGGAGAAATAACTTATATCAAACTTAATCTTTGAACACCCGATAAAACTCAAAACTCAAAAAGTTGAAATGCCTGCATCCCTACCTTCTTTTATAGATCCCTAGAACAATTCCTGTGAATCTTTAGTGAATTAATCTAATTCACTTAAGATAGCAACACACTTAATAATAATAACcacaaatatataaaatattttccaatCTTTAATTACATCTTCAAATCAGCCCTTATATTTTCAACATAATGAATTACAATTAATTCTAGATATCAAGGTCCTAAATCTATTAACAAAGTCCAAAATCAGTATTGTGAACCTTGGGGTGGGTCGTGGACCTACATCAATCATTCGATCCCATCTCTTTTCTTGCTTTAAAAGGGATGACCACCTAACTAATGAAAATTTTAGGCACCAATCCTTCCAATACCTTTGTTTTTaagaataaaatattttattaaaatatgcACAACTATGTCACTATGCTTACATTCGGGTAGGCCCTAGTCTAAAAAGTACTAGGGCCCTCCTATATACCATATAcccaaaaacataaaaacaagcaTGTAAATTTCCCTCAAACCTTACGAATACTACCAAACTACCCATGCCCACCTTGTGAAGGAAAAGGGCCCGATGAATATtatgaggcagatctaacactTTTCAAAAGAGATTGCCAATCTAGGACCCACTTCCTAATCTTGTCAAACCATCTGCAACCTCGTTCGCctcctgtaagccccgtatcctataccgtaccgttccataggcttctgcggtcttcccgatcgaatttcggtaaccttcgacccttaaccggtatttgcgtgcgaccctaattctcatgccgtcaacccgagtcgactcaacccaggacttgtaccttagcgaccgcgtcttcgccgcggttccgatgccgcgactcgagcgccaaggcgataccgtggttaggagatgtgggccagcgttcggtgcgagaaaaacgccgcgcgtgcaaattccgagagaatctctacaagatgtcacatcaatcaatcaacccatcaatcccatcatgtcaagtacacatcacctttcacccattcccaagcaagccccaaaagtcaaaaagatcttacaagctcatacctttcttacaccaaaaacccctaaagtcaaaaaatctcttacacacccatccctctctctcccatccatcactccatcacaaatcacccatctctctttacaactctctctctcctttattttcaaattacaatccaagcaacccaagagctcctcacgtccaagccattccatggagagaaaaatgcatatgtgaggcccacctttccatccctagatctcccatcctagccatccatttctcatcttcctccatcaaagagaagcacaaggagctaaggaagccaagggagcaagaagatcaagcggtgggtgctttgataaggtagttttaatgtttttaagatgggccaagtgaggccaaccgatcaatggtttggatctcactttggaccctaagatgtggccgatggcccacttggatcatcatgatcattccatgatggggtcattctccatggaccccatcatgatgtttattttccttgcatacctagggtcatctagacggTCTATTTTAGTAgagaatggatctccaccgttggatttcgatttaatgggcccacatgtaatggcccacttgatttatgttgtagatcattgaagggagggcccatagtgccggggtccctccatcacgcgtgtcccactctctatctctttctctccctctctttttcatttcttttttttaagatcatgatatgattgtgtggcccacttgaatggaccccaccatgaagtatctaTTTTGTCTAGGCCGTCTTTAAGTGAGACCCACTtcatgtgtgtagtacccacaccatccgtcattggtggcccacctaagcaggcccaccttacatggccagaccgtccagcgtccctggacgctggacgtttgattggaaaaaaacacaaacattagcttggttccaagccaatgggggaggcccacttattttggccttaccttgatgtatatcttcaatccacgtcgtccattccgttcccaacctcatgttaggcgttgaaccgaaaaatggtgtcaacctgaggtcctggtgggccataccgtagcaaatggtggttttcaccattgaaacctttcctaatACTTTTATACGAcgaaatatacccaatattgggcttgttttgcttgtatgGAGCCATGGAGGGACaggcagcagccgctgctgctgccagaggcgcaggTAGTGCTTGCGCGAGTTGTAGGCGGACGGACGGACTGGGCAGCTGCCACAGctatagccgtgggccccaccttgatgtttatttgccatccaacccgttcacgaggtAGGCCACTCCCAGcaatgggccccctccaaatttcagctccatacagcactcaggtagcccacaccgtaagaaacagtgggattgaacctctacctttgaaaccctttttaggtccacagaagttttggatcagggtgaaatttgtttttacccttgatctaggtctacttgacattatcaacgggttggatggagtataaacattatggtgggccccatatggagcccacagtgatacatatgttttattgtcaccgtccaggcggacggtggagcctgcTGTGAACACTGTGATATTTGCGtgttgtgtgcgtgcgtgtgtggatgtgtttgtgtgtgtgtgtgtgtgtgtgtgtgtgtgtatatatatatatatataatattatattatatataatattgtatgaagtatatataaattatatattatattatatataatacactggtggtgggaggctcatctcagtgtacttgtggcccatggttgaggcccactttgatatatatgtaaggcccatgggttgaggccatttaatgcattaggggcccatgggtcgaggcccattaagatgtattgggacctatgggttgaggcccatttgatgtacatatggggcccaattggtgaggcccatttgatacacataaggcccatgtgattaggcccattgtgatgtattttaaggcccatgggctatggcccattgcaatgtacataaggcccgttagtgaggcccaatgatgtggcccacttgatgaatataaggctcataagattaggcccatttgatgcattctaaggcccacgggttatggcccattgcaatgcacataaggcccattggtgcagcccaatgatgtggcccacttgatgaatataaggcccatatgatatggcccatttaatgtatttaaggtccaatgggatgtacctaaggtccattgcaatgtacgatcccaacatggtttatgtaatgatgtttatgtcgggctatgccttgggagcaatggtggtttgacgtccacattgcaagtatagtgttagttaaatgtccgcattatgactttccctagggcccattgttaggctcgtacgtgttatgagtaggccgtctaggcccatcttcgttatgaacatcatccatcctatataacatgtttagttccatgattcatgatcatatacatcatacatatgcttgatatgagaaatgactgatcatcgcatatacctttgggcagattgtttaggggctcccggataggggatgttgtcctacatgagcgcacgatacgcgcaggattgctgcatgactggatagtgtgattcatacattcgcattgtgtgatatggtactatacgccctagtgacatcagggccgtagtctccacaggcgtatcgtggttggcagaattggataccgaaaatcttgttttacatggagtgctatagatatccctaggtgaaagtccctaaacccttatggtaccaagaggttactccaacgtctagaccgagtgggtgcatgagcgccgagtgccgattaccagacagttgcgctttccactgt harbors:
- the LOC131218140 gene encoding F-box protein SKIP23-like; this translates as MADRVVDCLELEKDILELILMRLRVIVDFINFGAVCKTWRSVFLENRHRLSHLRHILIIPSNEKKEFQDFFRLSKKHFLTHRLEENGKWCVGSSEDCLIMIDFLLNISLVNPFTKTETPLPRLTSLSDIFSIRETGTGTIEYTRNMRAPIPGTCTLFHFTPKAYVQKAVMAGPYVFAILGYNYVIGFCRRDSYTWTHVGDVLFPLGFDDLVCYNGNFYAVDKYGHVVVVDVSGPHPTITKVATAIGGGIESCKKYLVESYGELLMVGRRIDKMKYPRWTYGFLILRVDLNKHVCFPLEALGDRMLFLGENQSMSLFTRDFPGCERNCIYFIDEHETVKPYYILDGYLRVYNLEFGSIKPLYKRDWNWNWLSQWPICFTPKPW